A section of the Paramisgurnus dabryanus chromosome 4, PD_genome_1.1, whole genome shotgun sequence genome encodes:
- the LOC135746779 gene encoding uncharacterized protein: MANILTFQTQIASVMEVLANAAVAEICRLVEDSYNELQLEISQSQKENNILKKKLKMIEIRESFYRRAHKLRNVSTDFPKTSVYGKVSGRIVRVQVGSLNNERNNEERSSDEVSVQPEILDQSIGDEDSDILIIKEERPDNMCEQPDRGAGTTENQKEDTQYRNAGGFVTVDRDNFIDQNTTSVQHCHQETNGMQPDLLNNENPEMTVTGPDTHILGDETGMQRHSDGETENSLHSVNTYASWDARTFDVTTNNPSYAESECNAGPSVNRFLMYRGSADPTCSYATQLDCNGLSIHDVESHVAHNDGAAGLEKVVISQSELSQFSSDTPQMQRKFMCKHCGKFFSQPSALLLHQKLHTGERLYSCTLCGKRFSQASSLKRHHGIHRGEKPFRCLHCGKHFSDQSNLKKHVNVHTGEKPYGCSQCGKMFNQSSNLKTHMKIHTRDKPFTCERCGRMFAYKYILVKHQQRNCMSQLSPAGQI; this comes from the exons ATGGCCAATATTTTAACGTTTCAAACACAAATAGCTTCCGTTATGGAAGTACTCGCAAACGCCGCTGTAGCAGAAATTTGCCGACTTGTTGAGGACAGCTATAACGAATTACAGCTTGAAATATCACAAAGCCAAAAGGAAAACAACATccttaaaaagaaattaaaaatgATCGAAATTCGGGAATCGTTTTATCGCAGAGCGCATAAATTAAGAAACGTGTCGACTGACTTCCCCAAAACTAGCGTATACGGCAAAGTATCAG GGCGGATCGTGAGAGTTCAAGTTGGTTCACTGAACAATGAGCGTAATAATGAAGAGAGATCATCCGACGAGGTCTCTGTTCAACCCGAAATACTTGACCAG TCCATAGGGGATGAAGATTCAGATATTCTTATCATTAAAGAGGAAAGACCTGACAACATGTGTGAACAACCAGATAGAGGAGCAGGGACCACTGAAAATC AAAAAGAAGACACCCAGTACCGAAATGCAGGAGGTTTTGTAACCGTCGACAGAGATAACTTCATAGACCAGAACACTACCAGTGTTCAACACTGCCATCAAGAG ACCAATGGAATGCAACCTGATCTCCTTAACAATGAAAACCCAGAAATGACTGTAACAGGACCAGACACGCATATCCTTGGGG ATGAAACCGGAATGCAGAGACATTCTGATGGAGAGACAGAGAATAGCCTGCATTCAGTCAACACCTATGCCTCATGGGATGCCAGGACATTTGACGTAACTACAAACAATCCCTCCTACGCTGAATCTGAATGCAACGCAGGACCTTCTGTAAATCGATTTTTGATGTACAGAGGGAGTGCAGATCCCACATGTTCATATGCAACTCAATTGGACTGTAACGGACTGTCGATCCATGATGTGGAGAGTCATGTAGCACACAACGACGGAGCCGCTGGACTTGAGAAAGTGGTCATTTCTCAGTCCGAATTATCCCAATTTAGTTCAGACACTCCTCAGATGCAAAGAAAGTTTATGTGTAAACATTGCGGAAAATTTTTCTCTCAACCAAGTGCTCTCCTCCTGCACCAGAAGCTTCATACCGGAGAGAGGCTTTACAGCTGTACACTCTGTGGTAAACGGTTTAGTCAGGCATCCAGTCTCAAAAGGCACCATGGCATTCATAGAGGAGAGAAGCCATTCAGGTGCCTGCACTGTGGCAAGCATTTTTCCGACCAGAGTAATCTCAAAAAACATGTGAATGTTCATACAGGTGAGAAACCTTATGGTTGTAGCCAATGTGGGAAAATGTTCAATCAGTCTTCTAACCTCAAAACGCACATGAAGATCCACACACGTGACAAGCCTTTCACGTGCGAGCGATGTGGACGGATGTTTGCGTACAAATACATCTTGGTGAAACACCAACAGAGAAACTGTATGTCTCAGCTAAGTCCTGCTGGACAAATATAG
- the mogs gene encoding mannosyl-oligosaccharide glucosidase, which yields MGKRRKRVSTGDTVPSPRKDEKTPAPPRREKKKKTDIGKVFINISIGLCIFSLTWFFYALYMRAALAKRVVTLHPSQRVLNDNYSSPAVSQERFWGSYRPQVYFGMKTRSPRSVVTGLMWMQQSTDMDVNLRHTCEQGDHLQGYGWLMHDGVSFGVQEIHDRHFTLTTEFVKRMGGDHGGDWTWRITAKQHSSGATAPVISLMFYVATDIQGSLQAHAQEKNHLSSVTGTSEELGNFKITFGKPTAGEGATGKYARYNYLQTRSPGLDKMTDIVKNSLNHKFIFSPPKGERRPYFSVDSHKVSNHQNQQQDPKTESDFVVHQVTVQTPFQIEVLFESGSFHERPNQLAGSVLTDELEMRKAAFDERFESTFGLQAKGFTSSQIKFAKAALSNMLGGLGYFYGQSVVQSVYNEHPLLYPESPLFTAVPSRSFFPRGFLWDEGFHQLLLSKWDPRLSQEVIAHWLDLINVEGWIPREQILDDEARSKVPSEFIVQHNENANPPTLFLVLQKLVEELEAKPDTLSSQTMLPVLRRLYPRLQTWFEWFNTTQVGPVANSYRWRGRDKDTNLYLNPKTLTSGLDDYPRASHPSADERHVDLYCWMALASGIMANVARILGEPYQVYENSHYTLSNNDLLNELHWSDNLRAFSDYGNHTQSVSLQQEKVFVPPGQPRHQFPVTRLVRSVRRAPKLQYVNALGYVSLFPFLLHILTPDSPKLEHILRDIHDPERLWTPYGLRSLSRSDPLYMKRNTEHDAPYWRGPIWININYLAVRALHHYSNIDGPYKEKAAAIYQELRTNLINNVYKQYLETGYIWEQYNDSTGRGQGSHPFTGWSALTVLIMSENY from the exons ATGGGTAAGCGGCGTAAGAGGGTCTCAACGGGTGATACAGTGCCCAGTCCTAGAAAGGATGAAAAAACACCTGCTCCTCCTCGTAgggagaagaaaaagaaaactgaCATTGGAAAGGTGTTCATCAATATATCCATCGGCTTGTGCATCTTCAGCCTCACCTGGTTTTTCTATGCTCTGTACATGCGCGCAGCCTTGGCCAAGAGGGTCGTGACCTTGCACCCTTCTCAACGGGTCCTGAATGATAATTACTCAAGTCCTGCTGTATCTCAAGAGAGATTCTGGGGTTCCTACCGACCCCAGGTGTACTTTGGCATGAAAACAAGAAGTCCCAGATCTGTTGTGACAG GCTTAATGTGGATGCAGCAGTCTACTGATATGGATGTCAATTTAAGGCACACTTGCGAGCAGGGGGACCATTTGCAGGGCTATGGATGGCTGATGCACGATGGGGTCTCTTTTGGGGTCCAGGAGATTCATGATCGCCATTTCACCTTGACTACAGAGTTTGTAAAGCGTATGGGTGGAGATCACGGTGGAGACTGGACTTGGAGGATTACTGCCAAGCAACAT AGCTCTGGTGCCACAGCTCCAGTGATTTCGCTGATGTTCTACGTAGCCACAGATATTCAGGGTTCCTTGCAAGCTCATGCACAGGAGAAAAATCACTTGAGCTCTGTTACAGGAACATCTGAGGAGCTTGGCAACTTCAAGATCACTTTTGGAAAACCCACCGCAGGGGAAGGTGCAACTGGCAAATATGCCAG ATATAATTACTTACAGACCAGGAGCCCTGGCCTGGATAAGATGACAGATATAGTGAAGAACAGCCTCAATCACAAGTTTATTTTCAGTCCTCCCAAAGGCGAAAGGAGACCATATTTCTCAGTGGATTCTCACAAAGTCTCAAACCATCAGAATCAACAGCAAGATCCCAAGACAGAGAGTGACTTTGTGGTGCATCAGGTGACCGTTCAGACACCTTTCCAAATTGAAGTTCTGTTCGAATCCGGAAGCTTTCACGAAAGACCGAATCAGCTTGCAGGCTCAGTGCTAACGGATGAGCTGGAGATGCGCAAGGCAGCTTTTGATGAGAGGTTTGAGAGCACATTTGGCCTCCAAGCTAAAGGGTTCACATCTTCACAGATAAAATTTGCCAAGGCAGCTTTAAGCAACATGCTTGGTGGATTGGGATATTTCTACGGCCAGTCGGTCGTACAGTCGGTTTATAACGAACACCCCTTGCTTTACCCCGAAAGCCCACTGTTCACGGCAGTACCGTCTCGCTCTTTCTTTCCAAGGGGCTTTCTCTGGGACGAAGGGTTTCATCAGCTTCTCCTGAGCAAATGGGACCCTCGGTTATCCCAGGAGGTCATAGCACACTGGCTCGATCTTATCAACGTCGAGGGCTGGATCCCCCGTGAGCAGATCTTGGACGATGAGGCACGCAGCAAAGTACCGTCCGAATTCATAGTGCAGCACAATGAAAATGCCAACCCCCCCACGTTGTTCCTGGTTCTGCAAAAGCTGGTTGAAGAACTGGAGGCCAAGCCAGATACGCTTTCTTCTCAGACCATGCTTCCTGTATTGAGACGGCTGTATCCGAGATTGCAGACGTGGTTCGAGTGGTTTAACACCACACAAGTTGGACCTGTGGCCAACTCCTACCGCTGGCGAGGTAGGGACAAAGACACCAATCTTTATCTAAATCCGAAGACCCTGACTTCCGGTCTGGATGACTACCCACGGGCCTCTCACCCTTCAGCTGATGAGAGGCATGTGGATTTGTATTGCTGGATGGCCCTGGCCTCTGGGATTATGGCAAATGTGGCGAGAATACTTGGGGAACCCTACCAGGTGTATGAGAATTCCCATTATACTCTCAGCAATAATGATCTGTTAAATGAACTGCACTGGTCCGATAATCTGCGGGCCTTCAGTGATTATGGAAATCACACCCAGTCCGTGTCACTTCAGCAAGAGAAAGTGTTTGTGCCtcctggacaaccacgacaccAGTTCCCAGTAACGCGACTGGTTCGTTCCGTTCGTAGAGCACCCAAGTTGCAGTATGTGAATGCGTTAGGCTATGTTAGCCTTTTTCCTTTCTTGCTACATATCCTGACACCAGACTCTCCGAAATTAGAGCATATTTTACGAGACATTCACGATCCTGAACGCCTTTGGACGCCCTACGGTCTCCGCTCTCTCTCACGTTCAGATCCTCTGTACATGAAGAGGAACACGGAACATGACGCCCCCTACTGGCGAGGTCCCATTTGGATCAACATCAACTACCTGGCTGTTAGAGCATTGCATCACTATAGTAACATTGATGGACCGTACAAGGAAAAAGCAGCTGCCATCTATCAGGAGCTCAGGACTAACCTTATCAATAATGTTTACAAGCAGTATCTGGAAACAGGGTACATCTGGGAACAATATAATGATAGCACTGGCAGGGGACAGGGTAGCCACCCCTTTACAGGCTGGTCAGCTTTGACTGTACTAATAATGTCTGAAAACTACTGA